The window TCTTCTTTGAAACGTTCCAACTAAGAAAAACTCCTTATATTCATAAGGTTAATTTACACATTCCATGtgcataaatgtaaatttatcttataataccTACAAGTAACGCTGTTGCGTGAGAAACCGCTTTTAAAATTCCCGCGAAAATGACGCTATATTTAGATcgttattactaatattaccattattattaGGCCAAGCAAGACGAACAAAGGATATCGGATATTTCATCGGCAATAAAGACAATGTCTACTAAATGTCAACGCTCTAAACGACTTTTGATCTTTCGAGCAAAGATGAGAAATACggaataatattcaaacgaaatggaaaaatatacgtacgatttaaaaatatggattATGCGTAACAAGTGATTAACGCAGTACAGAgttaaggaaaagaaatattgaggaaatattaagaaaagataAGTACCTATGTTCAGCTGCACGATCCCTTTGTCTCCGGTTCTTGAACCAGTTGCTGACTTGCGTAGTAGTGAGTCCCGTGCTTTCTGCCAATTCTCGCTTTTCACGAGGCGAAGGATAAGGATTAGTAGCGTACCAATCCCTCAGAACGCTTCTTGATTTCTCCTTGAAGCAGTAAGATGTCTCCTCGCCGTCCCAAATAGTGCGGGGCAGAGGAAATTTACGCCGAACGCGATATTTTcctgtaatttaaatatattttttttttcttatatacaaatgtgaaatacttatattttcaaCTTTAAGCGATTTTaggatatattttgtttaatcttGTATTTCGTGTTAAAAtcctattgtattttaattgtataaacgtaattaaaattatatcgtcgATCATTCTCGTTTACGAACAAgattataaagttaaataaaaatcgttaattagaagaaaaatcttccaAAATAATAACGCGATTTATAGGTCCAAAGGCGATAAATCTTCGAATTAGgagaggaaatatttttaaaacgacgcAACACCGATGCACAAACATCGCGTgtgttcgattttattttcgtcgTTCGATCTACAAATATCGTGCATTGTTTTGCATTCTCCTTCAGCTATCAATTGCCATCGATATTCGAGGgagtaaaaaaatcaaacatataaataaaactttatatcgCGAAggtcttttaaaaatacttctcTGATGTTTCGCTGTAATCATTTTATGTGAATAAAATGGGGAAAAAGACGCAagggaaaaggagaaggaaagaggaaactgggacttggataaaaatttttgctctAACTTCTCTAAAAGAATCGAATACGCGTTAACCCTTTCTTAAAAACACGCACAGcgaagttctttttttttttttcaaagcagCACAAACTTCGCGTCAcacgaatttctttctttctttctttgctcTCTGGTTTGTAGTACGAAGacaaaggaggaaagaaagaaggatcaAATGACACAAATTGGTTAGGACAAAAGTAAATGAAAAGATCTAATTAGAATGTCGGCTCGTTAAACTCGCCTTCTTCCCTGTTTACAATGCGCGACGGAAATAAAACTGGCAGGCCTCGGGCGCGAAATTGCGGCGCGATTCTTTTTCCTGCGCGAGATGTTTCCTTTCCGCCGCTATTATGATCGTCAATAAATTAGAGccgatttttaaactttcgcTATCACCAACGACTGAGCGAGAttacagaaaaaagaaacgaacgcgaagaatttgaaaaaaattttctcgcatATCGCGCAAAATGATGGAGAATATGATACAattacgtaaaataaattaagttacGACACgtatcatcaatttttttgtttgctaaatctatttaagaatttgaatttcgttTTACAGATTCGTTTTTAGATCGGAGAATTGTGAGCGACCAATgagatatagaaataaaatttaaacaatatggCGTAAACAATATGGCGGTTGATATcagcaattaatttatttttcgaagaaaattatcttGAAGGACAATGCATACTAAACACACTTTAcatttcgaattatcgaaaattataaaccAATGAAAATTCGAGGAATGATTTGAGGAAAATCTTATACTAACCAACTGCACCCAGAGGCCTTCCTCTCAATCTCTCGGCCTCTATGTAATGAGCCTTGAGCCAGAGAGCTTGCAGTTTCTGATGATTGTGCGGACTGAATGTATGACTCTCAAGAATCCTGTACAGTTCCTTGAAATGGCCCCGATGGAAGGCGACAATCGCCTTAGCTTTCAGCACACTCTCGTGACGGTGCAACCTAGTGCACGCTGGCAGGGACCACAGGAACCTGCCAAGCCTCTCCACAGAGCCTGCCTGTTGGAGAACCTGGACAGACGACACCATCGTCTTGAAGACGATAGACAGGGGGGGCACACTGTTAGTCGGCAGAACTCATCCCGATCTCCTCTTATTCTAGTGTATCTTGTATATTTCTCAATCGTAACTATTATTTCATCTCGTATCTATTCCATTCCGCGAAAAgggtctttcttttttcgataaaatatcgatgattTAACGTATCGGCAGATGTAACATAACTATCACTCGTTTATTAAGAAAGATAAcacttgaataaatttatgctAATATTCCCTTTTCACGAGTTTATTCTTCGATGCAACACGACTCGTAATATAtaagcgagaaaaaaaaaaagaaccgaatttttattacgcgTAAGCATTGAGAAAAACTGAgaaaaagtatgaaaatataagtatcgaggaaaaattattacgctATAACATGTAATGAAATCAATGCTCGATTGCTTATTACAAGCAACTTATCGAAAACGATCATCCATTAAATGAGACGATGGTACGAGTCTTGTGCACCTGCCTCGATTACTTCTTCATTCGCGTCGCCGGGTGCCACTAGTTTCTACACTTCTGACGAACGATTAATCACAATGTGTGCAAGAAATCCGGTCATATAATGAGAAACGAGTCGCGATGAAAGCCTAAGAGAAATGGCCGACACACAGATCGCGATCGGGCTTCAACGACGGTATATACGGAAGTTTTCGATTGGCCGACGACAAATCAAACCGACATACCGAGGCGTGCTAGCTAAACCGTTAAACGATTTCAAATCTGTCTTGTTCCACCGTTCTGCCGCGAACTCGAGAATCGATTTGTCTTCGCGCGAGAACTCGAAGCACGCAACAGACGGTAGCACAAGAAATTATCGGCACCACCCGGCTAACGgcaaaatatcgatatatcgttCTTTCTCGAAGAACGACTCGATTCGCCGATTACTTCGTATGATACAAGACAACTAGCGCCCACGTCTCACGGGATTTTCACGAATTACCGGTAACCATAGTGACGATAAAGTACCATCTGGCGGATGTCACGcgtaattactattattatttccagtACGCTTTTTcaactaatttaaattttaaattcaaaattttaaattgatcgatcgttTAATCACGGTAAATGTTTCACGCACGAAATGCTTTTAACCGAAAcgataagtttaaattatattgaaagacACGATcgttaatgtttaaattttttttttttaaccttcTCTTTATTATGACGCGGGCGTAATTAACCGTTAAACAATTCTATTCTTAACAAACAGCTCGGTCGTTTATCGAAAACACAAAACGCTGTCGTAAATTAGAATATCCATGTGACGTGGGCAAGGAGTTAAACGTCTAGCCGTATATGTAAGGCAAATGGGAAAAGTGTGCAAATGTTAACGTTCCTCGCGCATTTTTAACGTATTATTGATTTCTGTTTGTGTCTATAATTtcgcacatttttttttttaaagtaaagagaaacaattgttttaatttattattatacaatcgtATTTATACGATGGtacgtcatttttttttttattttcttttcttcatttttaattcttcgtcaaattatacaaaatcagAATCTCGAACTATTGCTTCGAATAAAACATTCGAGATGTGTAACTAATGAATTCCGTCGTGTACACATGGGCTATTCAATGCGAGAAGAGCGTAAACGTCGCACACAAAACAATTTATGATTGGTAAAATCGTATGAACTCCATTAGATGTGACATGCAAGTGAATCTTGGCGCGCGGTGTTGTACAATATTGTATTCgcggaaaaatagaaaatttcaggGAGAGTTTCATCACCGCAAAGTGCATAAATAATGGCCAagaagttaaatattatttcgcgaataattttattacaagaatTTAGGTCCTTAAACGATAATTTATGGATGTTGACCTTTCGCGTAATTGAAAATctgcatataaatttattaatttctatgatcttaataatatcttactctcgatcgaaaattccGATTACCCGTGTCTTATTGTTCttacataaatgaaataaattaataagaaaataaaaaaaataaatttatcaaaaataatgatacgaaggtatatgataatatttttatattatttattaatcaagtgaaaaataaaatataaatcatttgcatatcatatatatcatttataatgtttcgattgcaaaaaatatatagtgacTTTTTGATGCACGATGTTACTCTCACAATCGACCGACAgatgaaatttgtatatataactggatattatttaaattatattattcgcaaatcaatattttaatatcgtccAAATGAAGAATGaagtaaattataagaaaattgtatCTAGCATCTTTCCGTCGGACACTCGTCGCCCAACACCGCGCGTACGGAAttgattttatcgattaacAACAACGCGTTAAAGCAaactcaaaatttcaaatttccactcgaacaataatattttttaaagcttaCCTCACAAACGCAGGCGACTTGTTCCTGCGTAAATCCGAAGCTGGAAAGTTGTCCATTGCTACCGCTACCACCGCCGGCAGAGCTGGCAGGACTGTCTTGGGGGCTATAACTCGCTGGTCCCGTTCCAGGACCGTAGGTAGTTGCTTCGACGGGTCCGGCACTATGTCCCGTGAGCGGTGTCGGTGTCCCTTGTGGGCTGTAATCACCGGTCGAGCCCAAAACATCTGTACCACCAGAAGAAGGTCCCATTGCACCTCCGTTTCCGGTGGTTCCTCCGTAGGCCATCATCGCATCATCTCCGGGGCCCACGGCGACCCCCTGTACACCGTTCCCTCCACCCTCCACCGTGGACCACTTTTCTTCCGTGCACTTCGTTTCACTcactattttcttattcttctctcgttttctTTACCACGCGatagaattatattgtttGTTAAACACTTGTTGTGAAAAATCCGCGGCCCACTGGTCGTTTAGCCGACGGACGAGGCTCGATTCTTTCAAGAATCGTTCCGACGGCGGATATTCAGCTGCGTACGAGCCACCGGCGGTAATGAACTTATCAACGATCTTCATACCTTTCGATAGTCATCCACGATGCTCTTTCACGTACAATTTTCTGCGAGGCATCCTTCTCTCGGTGCGTTTTCACCGTAGTCAACGAACGAAAACGTTGTTCGCTTTAGATGTATAATTGGAAAAACTATATATCGTTATAAAGATTTTCTCTTTCGATCGGACGAAACTGACGCGTAGTCAGTGAAGTAAAGTGGTCGTGTATGTACTTTTGAGCACAGAGAGAAAGCAGAGGGTTGAAGAGTTTATAACAGCAACACAAAGGAAGAACGCGCCACACTTGTGACGGTATAAACGCGTCAGAATATGCAGGAAGGGGATATTTTTAGTCTACTGCTGGTAGACTTGCTGCAAGCTCGGCTGCCGACGAATTCCAACGAGACGTTTCTCGTGTTACGAGAGTAAAAGAAAGGATACACTCcgtggaataataaaatctcacACTCCAGCTGCAGGTTATTCTCTAATCTGCTTTCAGAGGCTGATATGTAACCAGCACAGCCAGTGGGTCGATTcactgtctctctctctctttctctttctctggcacgtttatctttttctatagTTTCCTCATCTCGCGTGTGTTGCGCGATTATCTTGCGTTACTGCCTCCGACTAGATCCGATTATGGCAAGTTTCTCTTAGAGCGCCAGGTGCGCCCTCCTTCAAGATTATCCTCCCTCTTTTCCCTTCGACTTCGCGTCTTTTCTATCTCTTCGTGGCAGGTTGCACCGTGAAATCCACGGGCTCGTGTTTCCGCGGGCCGTGGTAGGTGTGTATTTATAGGCGCTTAGTATACTCGCGTACGAACGCGCACTGGCTATTATTAGGAGCGTGTTAAATAGTCCGTTTCTGTCCTCCTCTatctttttcgattcttcttttcatcaaATCTCGAGcggaacaatttttcaaaccaTTGTCGTCGAATCTTTGAGAACAGATTATCGAAAAGCACGCGACACAACCGATACACTtgaaaacgattcgaaaaacGCACTGTTTATATCGCACTCCTAACACTACCGGCGAAAGAAAACACGCGATGCGATGAACATATCCAATAAATATCAACGATCACGCGCGACGGCACGATGATCAAAGTATATCGGAACCCGAAGACATCGAAGACAATTCGAAGAATGATAACGAAACGTCAGATTTACacactccctctctctttttctctctctctctctctcttgtgaCCGGTCGAAAAAGAGACGTTCTCCTACGCACGCACCAGAAGGGACTGCCGCTCCGGCGTGTTCCGAGACCGAGCCACTCTGTCATGCGCAGCTAAGCGCCGATTGGCTGGGGCGTGGTCGGACTGACAGCTAGTCGATGCGTTTTCTCATTGGCTGTTGGGCATGGCTACGACCACCATCTCGTCTCATCATTGGTCGAGCCTCGTtcggtaataaataaatctcattaCACCCCCGACTtgtattcctttctttctttaatatgaACATAGTTAAAGAGATGGGCAAGTAAATCGGACGAATCCATCCCAGAACGAGCATATTTCAGTTACTTTCACATAATTCGTTAAGTTCTATGATTGgctatttaattatcttctaCGAATACGTATCTCACTCGATGATGTAAAAATCTAGTAATTTCTCGGTGTATCGTTAACAGCATTTGGTGAATTTTATACGCGTGATGTTATAGTAACTATAATTTAGgaacaatatttaaacttatcttttattcgtaaatatttcagattatCATATCGAGTTATAAGtggttaagaaagaaaatattgatctaACGttgttaaattctataaatgaatatttatacttgAAAGAATCTAACCTATTTTtacatcttttcattttcttgttattttggtttgaataatttttgtattgatataatatatatatatatatataatacatcgatttaaaaataatagatatatttataaaatctaagtACAATAAATCGccgtgatttatttaatttctgtttttaaatactttccgTTCTTCTCTCATATTTTCACAAACGAGTGTCATCGATTTTTCAGTGACTGAATTGAATTTGTTCGAGGTTGACGTTAATAACTGTTTTCCATTTACATTAAacagaaattgaaatgaaatgtttTACAGTtggttttttctttcaataaatttcaatggaaATAAAGCCTTACTGTGTATATTcacaaagaaaatgaaaaacattgGCCGATTTGTTTGATGCAATACCGCGATTTACATAACCTCACAAATTTTCaccgaaatatttttacgtttttaTTGTCACGTTCACATCGCTAATGAAACAAATGATTCTCTCTCGAAGTAATATTGACATTAATACAATATCAGATTAATGCTGAcgacaaaatatacaaaatacagAATATTTGCTATAAatgaacgaaaaaattaaatattttaattgagaataaatgtttcactttaataaataaaatgtttaaatatactctttctattgcattttattgcaaaatatgctttatatatatatatttttttaaagacttTTAAACATAACGTTTTAAAAACTTGACCAATCTTCGTTTTTGAGAAAGATCGTATGGCGTGGTGGACGAAAGGACATCTTGTTTTCTCAGACTGGAAGGACTTTTGTAAAAACAAGGTTTCGCTCCCTAAAATAATGCATGCCGACCAAATTTCTCGGTATGTCCTGGCTCAAAAGCCtcgttcgaacgaaacgaacaTGCCGTTTGTTTTGCACACACCGTTTTCCGTCTTTTCTGATTGACATGGGACGTTTTTCAAGCTTCGCACGTGTTATCGTAGCAaatccttctcttcttctttcgttgcTTTTGTGGATCATTTTTGatggttattaaaaaaaaaaaaaaattagaagtgctttttaaatttcaatagaaaaataatttacagacaggaataattttcttgatacatgatgaaaattctatttttttcttcttcttctattattgtaattttacaatcttttctCCTTCCATTATTTGACCAatcacaataaaattttacagatagaataattcattcttttgtcttatgtttcaataatattatggaataaaatttaatttttttcctcaagaaataaataatcccgGATTAATCGATGATTAATTACTTATGTCAttcatctctttctctcttcatgATGTGGTTCATCAGAGTTGATATATTTTGAGTAATTCGATAGCCAACAATTTGTTATCTTTCAGATTGTCCTGGAATTTTTTAACACGAAGTGTCTGTCAGATAAGATAATAGcgcgattatataaataagtaagaGCAAGAATTACCTGATAATGGAGATTCTCATTCGAATGATCCTGCAGAAATTGACACATTTACAGTGGTTGTATGCGGTTCTCTCCGACGGGGTGCCACCCGTGGCGTCACCATTCATCCTGGACATACGGTCGAAGCGGTTTGTGGTCCAGGAAGAAGTCGTTGACATCATAATGTGACGTCTAGATGCTTACGGTTCTCCTCGCCCCGTGAAATCAACCGTTCGATCTTCTCGATGACAACTTGTTCAAAAATATCCGCGCCCGtgttaagaataatttctgtGTCACGTGCCGCTTATCTTTCATCTCatcctaaaatatttaagaaaattaatcctcTTTGTACTTTGCTCCGTAAtcgatctatctatttatttatttatccatagATAAATACTTTTCCAACGCGTTCATTCCGTTAATAGAAAATCATATTGATTATACATACCCGAATTCATCGTGGATAACATTTCAAACATCTTGAATTCGATTCTTGTCCTTACCAGCTCCATCAAATTTGcccaacttttatttaaaatcgcaATCCAATTACTTATAATCCAATGAAAATTAAGTAAACAGAGAGAAACGATTATTATCACAATCGAGTTAAAATCGAACCGTCTAAGTATCCGTAAACGTGATTATTCCTCCTAGTTGAGAAGGAAGGGGAAATGTCAGTCTCCAGCGGCGTAAAAACACAAATTTTTGATGCCTCGTGGGATTCTCGTAGACGGAACGCCGACACGAAACGTTTTCGCATCGACATCGATTCTCTTTGCGGAAGAGAGAGGGCGAAGGTACGGGAAAAAGacaggagagaggagagaaagaaagaaaaagggaagcgTAGAACGCGAAGAAAGGTTGCGTAACAATGCGAAAACGCAAGAGAGCATCCAACGAAAAGCTCGTATCACGTTCCCATAAGTGGCAGGGCGCGAGAATCCCCGCAGAGACGTCCTCacgcttttctctctttccttctcttatccccttctctctcacttttcctctctttttctctctctccctctctctctctctccatccttttcttcctcctctcgtatttttctcccctctctctctctctactttctttttctccctttcaaCGTCCACCATGTGCGCGCAACGTAAAAAAAGGGGCACGCACAACGCGCGCGAGGCGCCAGGTATATGTACGAAAAATTCCATGGTGACGGCACCCTGGGTATCCCGTGGCGAGATCTGAATAACCCATAATTGCTAACCCTCCATTCACGTGCACGCCTCTGCCGCGGTTGCTCGTTTCCCTCGAACAAAGACGTCTCGTAACTCGGCCGCGACACACGAGTTCATTCGAGGGGGGGGACGAAGCTCGAACGCTTTCGACCCCCGAGAGAGATCGTTCGTTCGAGTCTTCGACCGGGTAACTATTCGCATTGTATACAAGTACTTACAGCGTTCCTCGAGTACTCGATGATGATATAGTATAGACTAGAAAGTGGTTCAGTTCGTGGAACAATTAGAAGgtagagaagaaattttattttataataattggttatttttttttgggggttggaaaaaatttttgtaaagatccacggcgtatataaatatatttaagtatacCATGCTCCTTAGGTAAAATGTCTAAACGTAATATTTGATATGGTATCGAAAAATTGGAGATCTTATcgattttttggaataaataaattaaataagactgtttctaatataaatttgaagggTGAAGGTAAAATAGCTtgaaatttatcgtatttgGAACGTTTTAGTATTTTAACtaaggagaatttttttttgaaaaaatatttgagatatatacatatatgtttgaaatatatatttaattttaaaaaacgaaatagGAAGACAATTTTCGTGATCGATTTTATGACAGCGAggtggatatttttatataaatggttctaataaagaagaatgaaaaaaaaaatataattaatatttgattatgcTCTTCATTTcgttatattcgatataaaaacaGTTGATCTATACTCtatataatcaattcttaatttacatatattttatcatttttttttctttctttttaaataaactactCCCGGGACTACACGAAAAAGGGTagaactttaaaatataaattatataccatTCACTTTCTTTGTTATTgacagtattattttttttaattattgacagCCGTTGAACCACGAAAAGAACCACGTATTGCTAGcgttatcatcatcatccgcTTCCGGTATATCCTCAACGTTTTCTTTTAAACTAGGCACGTCCGGGTAGTTCAGGTCCTCGTGGAAGATCCAGAATTTCTTTTCCGGCACCAAATCATTCAAAGCGACATCATTGTTCTCATAGGGTTCCTCGTTGGAAAATTTCCTCAATCGATCGTTCAACAATTTCGAATCTTGCAAACTGCTTATAAGATTCAAGGGAAACTTTAGgtttgaaaatttcacgtctttcttcttcaattgcTCTTTGCACGGACTGATAACACGCTCTAAACCGGACACCACTTTCTTCtcgtcctttttctttttaggcATAATATCTTTCTTGCACTCCTCGATCTCTCTTCGTTCTCTATCCATCCTTTCTTTCGCGGATTCTTTTGCTTTTTCGCTTTCTgggattattgtttttttcctaTCTACACCCACAAATGAACAGgaaatttctccaaatttaatacattaaataaaaagtaaaatatttctaacaaaAACAAGTAATTGCAATGTCGATTTACATTTGTATCTTTcttaaatcgatataaaaagcaaaaaaagaaaagaaaaagaaaagaaaaaaaactacctctcaatcataaaattttgcaaacagtcgtttgcaaaaaaaataaacactaTGAGCATTTTTATGTGTCTGTAGGCCGAAAAGTTCAATGATCAACTGGGAAGTTGAGAATAATTTGTGGAAAAATTCACCTTTGCACATTTGCTCCCTCTTCTTACCGCATATGTTCAAAGTGTTGGTCGAATCCTTAGTGCCATACTGACCCTCCTTGATCGCGGTTACACTACTGCAACTCAATTTCCCTGAAGTCTTTTTACaaggattattatttgtatcgtAACTTGACCTTACCTTTTTCGAATCGTCCTTCTTCTTGTGCCCCGACGACGACCGTGACGACGACCGTGACGACGACCTGACCGTCTTGCAAGGATCGTCCACCACCTTGGTCGGTCTTTTGCAAGAATTATCGTCGTTATCGTCGCAGAGTACGGGTTTCACCCTCTGGCAAGCGTCGGTGTCCTTCTTCGACTCCCTCTTCCCCTGCCTCTTGCAAGCGGCATTGTCGCAGGAACCCTTCACCTTTTTGCAATTATCCTCTCCCTTCCTGTCCCCCTGCAGCTTGCACTTGTTCGCCTGCCTCTTGCACCTGTTCTGTTTACACCTCGTCCTATTGTCGTCGTTCCTCTTGCACTTGGAGAAATTGCACTTGGACGGCGAGATCAGTATCTTTTGGTTCACCTCCCTGCTCTCCTTCGCGCCGAGCAAAGGGATGGCGAACGCGGGCAACGAGGAGAATCGCTTCACGCTTTTCATAGCTTTCGGCCGTCTCACGTACGCCGAGTTGGTGAAATTCCTCTTCCCGAACTTCGCCGATCTGCTGCTGCTCCCGCTGCTGTCGTCCCTCGACCGCCTGTTCACGTCTCTGCTCCTCGAACTGTCCGACGAGCTCCTCGTGTCCGTCGAACTCCTCATATCCGTCGAGCTCCTCGTATCCGTCGAACTCCTCGTATCCGTCGAACTCCTCATATTCGTCGAGCTCCTCGTATCCGTCGAGCTCCTCGTATCCGTCGAGCTCCTCGGTTTCGTGCAGAACTCGGTACCTCTGTTGCTATCCGTCGTCGAACTTCTGTCGTCGCTTCGACGACTCCTTCCAGGATACGAGCTGTCCCGTCTGCTTCGACTCGGATTATTATTCCTACATATTCGTCGATCGTTATGTTCCATTCGtccgtttattaaattataaaattattaaattataaatctatagaCGAGAAAGATTCacggagggggaaaaaatacacaaagtgctttgattatttatatatatataat is drawn from Apis mellifera strain DH4 linkage group LG5, Amel_HAv3.1, whole genome shotgun sequence and contains these coding sequences:
- the LOC413366 gene encoding homeobox protein SIX1 isoform X2, whose translation is MMAYGGTTGNGGAMGPSSGGTDVLGSTGDYSPQGTPTPLTGHSAGPVEATTYGPGTGPASYSPQDSPASSAGGGSGSNGQLSSFGFTQEQVACVCEVLQQAGSVERLGRFLWSLPACTRLHRHESVLKAKAIVAFHRGHFKELYRILESHTFSPHNHQKLQALWLKAHYIEAERLRGRPLGAVGKYRVRRKFPLPRTIWDGEETSYCFKEKSRSVLRDWYATNPYPSPREKRELAESTGLTTTQVSNWFKNRRQRDRAAEHSGQREDKTHGGGLGDSSSESGDDTKRQAVGQQQQQQQQPSSCAVQQQQQQQQMVDHQQTSGMYQLPPPVSVSSPHSYHQGHGSTLSHPHTPTHHMQHHDTGSESGDDKRNLHHQLQHHLQVGAHGTHGLVHPTATLPPPPPSCAQQKSQLDYMQYYGPQDYLITPTSADLQKSLPHTATSMQMGAIAPSMGGLSPMGPSTMLPNTMQSVNTMNTMSMNGIGMGAYQGMGSMGMSTSHGSFHNGLVLGDYHSL
- the LOC413366 gene encoding homeobox protein SIX1 isoform X3; the encoded protein is MMAYGGTTGNGGAMGPSSGGTDVLGSTGDYSPQGTPTPLTGHSAGPVEATTYGPGTGPASYSPQDSPASSAGGGSGSNGQLSSFGFTQEQVACVCETMVSSVQVLQQAGSVERLGRFLWSLPACTRLHRHESVLKAKAIVAFHRGHFKELYRILESHTFSPHNHQKLQALWLKAHYIEAERLRGRPLGAVGKYRVRRKFPLPRTIWDGEETSYCFKEKSRSVLRDWYATNPYPSPREKRELAESTGLTTTQVSNWFKNRRQRDRAAEHSGQREDKTHGGGLGDSSSESGDDTKRQAVGQQQQQQQQPSSCAVQQQQQQQQMVDHQQTSGMYQLPPPVSVSSPHSYHQGHGSTLSHPHTPTHHMQHHDTGSESGDDKRNLHHQLQHHLQDYLITPTSADLQKSLPHTATSMQMGAIAPSMGGLSPMGPSTMLPNTMQSVNTMNTMSMNGIGMGAYQGMGSMGMSTSHGSFHNGLVLGDYHSL
- the LOC413366 gene encoding homeobox protein SIX2 isoform X1 yields the protein MMAYGGTTGNGGAMGPSSGGTDVLGSTGDYSPQGTPTPLTGHSAGPVEATTYGPGTGPASYSPQDSPASSAGGGSGSNGQLSSFGFTQEQVACVCETMVSSVQVLQQAGSVERLGRFLWSLPACTRLHRHESVLKAKAIVAFHRGHFKELYRILESHTFSPHNHQKLQALWLKAHYIEAERLRGRPLGAVGKYRVRRKFPLPRTIWDGEETSYCFKEKSRSVLRDWYATNPYPSPREKRELAESTGLTTTQVSNWFKNRRQRDRAAEHSGQREDKTHGGGLGDSSSESGDDTKRQAVGQQQQQQQQPSSCAVQQQQQQQQMVDHQQTSGMYQLPPPVSVSSPHSYHQGHGSTLSHPHTPTHHMQHHDTGSESGDDKRNLHHQLQHHLQVGAHGTHGLVHPTATLPPPPPSCAQQKSQLDYMQYYGPQDYLITPTSADLQKSLPHTATSMQMGAIAPSMGGLSPMGPSTMLPNTMQSVNTMNTMSMNGIGMGAYQGMGSMGMSTSHGSFHNGLVLGDYHSL
- the LOC413366 gene encoding homeobox protein six1 isoform X4 — protein: MMAYGGTTGNGGAMGPSSGGTDVLGSTGDYSPQGTPTPLTGHSAGPVEATTYGPGTGPASYSPQDSPASSAGGGSGSNGQLSSFGFTQEQVACVCETMVSSVQVLQQAGSVERLGRFLWSLPACTRLHRHESVLKAKAIVAFHRGHFKELYRILESHTFSPHNHQKLQALWLKAHYIEAERLRGRPLGAVGKYRVRRKFPLPRTIWDGEETSYCFKEKSRSVLRDWYATNPYPSPREKRELAESTGLTTTQVSNWFKNRRQRDRAAEHSGQREDKTHGGGLGDSSSESGDDTKRQAVGQQQQQQQQPSSCAVQQQQQQQQMVDHQQTSGMYQLPPPVSVSSPHSYHQGHGSTLSHPHTPTHHMQHHDTGSESGDDKRNLHHQLQHHLQVGAHGTHGLVHPTATLPPPPPSCAQQKSQLDYMQYYGPQQGKEGLLLWRRNML